From a region of the Bermanella marisrubri genome:
- a CDS encoding helix-turn-helix domain-containing protein has translation MAVLFTGAMFLLQPMLPEWLSKIARDIYTMVPALFWLLCQLAFAYRPKIFSLAGAIALYSFIPPAIANHIGISNQLYTEWVFLAWVLPSYCEYLLIIMGLWTVITNWSDDLVESSRQLRSAVMVGVGLSVLFVIVPMNTGWVGVWLPYLSVCVISLVCSFFLLHGRKGVLFGHVHGDLQDESSVKASPERIDISESNEVKSLHTLMESGFYRTEHLTLKQLADSLGLPEYKTRALINQTLGYRNFNDYINRLRIEEACMRLQQEPDTAILNISLDVGYRTLSSFNRAFKELTGLSPSQYRQQQTKTAH, from the coding sequence GTGGCTGTATTATTCACAGGTGCAATGTTCCTGTTGCAACCAATGCTTCCCGAATGGTTATCAAAGATTGCTCGCGACATTTATACCATGGTGCCTGCGTTATTTTGGTTATTGTGCCAATTGGCTTTTGCTTATCGTCCAAAAATATTCAGCCTTGCTGGTGCCATCGCACTATACAGTTTTATTCCCCCCGCTATCGCCAACCATATTGGTATTAGCAACCAGCTCTATACAGAGTGGGTCTTTCTTGCATGGGTGTTACCCTCCTACTGTGAATACCTGTTAATCATTATGGGGCTGTGGACAGTGATAACAAATTGGTCCGATGATTTAGTGGAGTCCAGTCGGCAATTGCGAAGCGCTGTGATGGTGGGTGTCGGACTTAGCGTATTATTTGTGATTGTCCCCATGAATACCGGCTGGGTAGGAGTTTGGCTTCCTTACTTAAGTGTCTGTGTTATTTCATTAGTTTGCTCTTTCTTTCTATTGCATGGCCGCAAAGGCGTTCTCTTCGGACATGTTCATGGCGACTTACAAGATGAAAGTTCTGTCAAAGCCAGCCCTGAACGCATAGATATCTCTGAGAGTAATGAGGTTAAGTCACTTCATACTCTTATGGAGTCTGGGTTTTATAGAACAGAACACCTCACACTTAAGCAACTAGCGGACAGCCTAGGACTCCCTGAATACAAGACGCGAGCATTGATTAATCAAACCCTAGGGTATCGAAACTTTAACGATTACATCAATCGCCTACGGATTGAAGAGGCCTGCATGCGCCTTCAGCAAGAACCTGATACGGCAATCTTGAATATTTCTCTCGATGTGGGTTATCGAACTCTGAGTTCATTTAATCGAGCCTTTAAAGAACTGACTGGATTATCTCCCTCACAATATCGTCAACAGCAGACAAAAACGGCACATTGA
- a CDS encoding helix-turn-helix domain-containing protein, which produces MMNISQMKPCVRGEKVIEEIEQILITSMGDFPNFPMLASAFNMSGRTLRRQLANMGTSYQKLLDDFRSERAKYYLTDSQYTTEEIADKLGFSDVANFRHAFKKWVGVSPAVYRNTQHSTELAQAS; this is translated from the coding sequence ATGATGAATATCAGTCAGATGAAACCCTGCGTTCGCGGCGAGAAAGTCATTGAAGAGATTGAACAAATACTAATCACCTCCATGGGTGATTTCCCGAACTTCCCAATGCTTGCTAGCGCTTTCAATATGAGTGGTCGTACTCTCCGCCGACAGTTAGCTAACATGGGAACCAGCTATCAAAAGCTATTGGATGATTTTCGAAGTGAACGGGCGAAATATTATCTGACGGACAGTCAATATACGACGGAAGAAATTGCAGACAAGTTAGGCTTTAGCGATGTGGCGAACTTCCGCCATGCATTTAAAAAATGGGTCGGAGTTTCACCGGCCGTTTATCGAAATACCCAGCACAGCACTGAGCTAGCCCAAGCAAGCTGA
- a CDS encoding FKBP-type peptidyl-prolyl cis-trans isomerase — MKFETPAQKVSYLIGRQVGDQLKGSQFPGFELDGVVKGIQDSMAGEAMPFSQEEIQEAYQVIQAELEKMQAEAAEQAKAVGDEFLAENAKKEGVQVTDSGLQYEVISEGSGATPSKENTVRVHYHGTFIDGRMFDSSVERGEPAEFPVGGVIAGWTEALQLMKEGDKWRLTVPSELAYGAQGSQGAIPPHSVLVFEVELLNVL, encoded by the coding sequence ATGAAATTTGAGACTCCAGCGCAAAAAGTGAGCTACTTGATCGGTCGTCAAGTGGGTGATCAATTAAAAGGTTCACAATTCCCAGGCTTTGAACTAGATGGCGTAGTGAAAGGTATTCAGGATTCGATGGCGGGCGAAGCTATGCCGTTTAGCCAAGAAGAAATCCAAGAGGCGTATCAAGTGATTCAAGCTGAGCTTGAAAAGATGCAAGCAGAAGCTGCAGAACAAGCCAAAGCAGTCGGTGACGAATTCCTAGCCGAAAACGCCAAAAAAGAAGGTGTTCAAGTAACGGACTCTGGTCTTCAGTATGAAGTAATTAGTGAAGGTTCAGGCGCGACGCCAAGTAAAGAAAATACAGTGCGTGTACATTATCACGGTACCTTCATCGATGGTCGTATGTTTGATAGTTCAGTTGAGCGTGGTGAGCCAGCTGAATTCCCTGTAGGTGGAGTAATCGCAGGCTGGACAGAAGCCCTTCAACTGATGAAAGAAGGCGACAAATGGCGTCTAACCGTACCAAGTGAATTAGCTTATGGTGCGCAGGGTAGCCAAGGCGCTATTCCTCCACACAGTGTTTTAGTATTTGAAGTAGAACTTCTAAACGTACTGTAA
- a CDS encoding glutaredoxin family protein, with protein MPKLALYYYDQCPFCQMVLSVLNKTQLEVEMRNTLTNPQNRQDLISGGGRSMVPCLRIEQDNGDVHWMYESRDIAQYLKSLN; from the coding sequence ATGCCTAAGCTGGCGCTTTATTATTATGACCAGTGCCCATTCTGCCAAATGGTTTTGTCTGTATTGAACAAAACTCAGCTAGAGGTAGAGATGAGAAACACCCTGACTAATCCCCAAAACCGCCAAGATCTTATCTCTGGCGGTGGTCGCAGCATGGTCCCTTGCCTACGAATAGAGCAAGACAATGGCGATGTACATTGGATGTATGAGTCCAGAGACATCGCACAATACCTCAAGAGCCTTAACTAA
- a CDS encoding riboflavin synthase — protein MFTGIVQTKQAIAHIEKQTGLWQLQVDLPEKMLPGLELGASIAINGACLTVCKIEGVRVSFDVMMATLEQTNLSDLQQGSIVNLERAARFGDDIGGHQLSGHVHDTVSIVEIETPENNRIIWFELKDSHRPYIFDKGYIGLNGCSLTIAKVEQTRFCVYLIPETLSITTFGELEVGAHVNLEIDSQTQALVDTVERLLQHRGLIQ, from the coding sequence ATGTTTACAGGTATCGTACAAACTAAGCAAGCGATCGCTCACATAGAGAAACAAACTGGCTTATGGCAGCTACAAGTTGATTTGCCTGAAAAGATGCTGCCTGGATTGGAACTTGGCGCCAGTATCGCTATTAACGGGGCTTGTCTAACTGTATGCAAGATTGAAGGTGTAAGAGTTAGCTTTGATGTAATGATGGCCACGCTTGAGCAAACCAATCTTTCTGATTTACAGCAAGGCAGTATCGTCAATCTAGAGCGCGCAGCGCGCTTCGGTGATGATATCGGTGGCCATCAATTAAGTGGTCATGTTCACGATACTGTATCTATTGTTGAAATCGAAACGCCAGAAAACAATCGCATCATCTGGTTTGAGCTAAAGGATAGCCATCGACCTTACATATTCGATAAAGGCTACATAGGTTTGAACGGATGTAGTCTGACTATCGCTAAAGTCGAACAGACCCGATTCTGTGTTTATCTTATTCCTGAAACGCTATCGATAACCACATTTGGTGAGCTAGAAGTGGGTGCCCACGTTAATCTGGAAATTGATAGTCAAACCCAAGCACTGGTAGACACGGTTGAGCGCCTACTTCAGCACCGAGGTCTTATTCAGTAA
- a CDS encoding sulfite exporter TauE/SafE family protein: protein MLDQIILFFIAIVANIFSAFAGGGAGLIQLPILIFLGLPFAIALATHKVATVALGLGATIRNIKEGHTSWRFNLIMLAAGIPGVVLGAYAIIGIDDRLAEILLGALTLSLSIYSIVKPNLGLVPEHRNQTGWGLLIGCIGLFAIGFTNGALSAGTGLFATMWLVKWFGLNYKHAVGHTLISVGLFWNFSGALTMGLLAQIQWDWLPALVLGSSIGGYIGAHYAIKMGSSWIKRVYEVVTLVVGIKLIIGA from the coding sequence ATGTTAGATCAGATTATACTGTTTTTTATTGCCATCGTGGCCAATATCTTCTCTGCCTTTGCTGGAGGCGGAGCGGGTTTAATTCAACTGCCTATCTTGATTTTTCTTGGTTTGCCCTTCGCTATTGCTCTTGCTACCCACAAAGTGGCCACAGTCGCTTTAGGATTAGGTGCTACCATTCGCAATATTAAAGAAGGCCACACTAGCTGGCGCTTTAATTTAATCATGTTGGCAGCAGGTATTCCGGGTGTTGTATTGGGCGCTTATGCCATTATTGGTATTGATGATCGTCTCGCTGAAATATTATTGGGCGCGCTAACCTTAAGTTTGAGTATTTACAGTATTGTTAAACCCAATCTTGGTTTGGTGCCAGAGCATCGCAATCAAACTGGCTGGGGATTGCTGATTGGATGCATTGGCTTATTTGCCATTGGATTTACTAACGGCGCTTTATCAGCCGGTACCGGATTATTTGCCACCATGTGGTTGGTGAAATGGTTTGGCTTAAATTATAAACATGCAGTGGGCCATACCTTGATTAGTGTGGGTTTATTCTGGAATTTTAGCGGTGCCTTGACGATGGGGTTATTAGCACAGATTCAATGGGACTGGTTACCAGCCTTGGTGCTGGGCTCGTCAATCGGTGGCTACATAGGTGCGCACTATGCGATCAAAATGGGTTCATCGTGGATCAAGCGAGTCTATGAAGTGGTAACACTGGTAGTGGGAATAAAGCTTATCATCGGAGCCTAA